Proteins found in one Nocardia brasiliensis ATCC 700358 genomic segment:
- a CDS encoding SDR family NAD(P)-dependent oxidoreductase, which produces MAESMIDPDELATCLRVLDEAGQLEKDHPDSVAVQRAVGHMFKKLKQRRRTEARAAVSAADREVVAATATGSPQRIDDETAGIPLASNAAGASAGTLIRPRPCYICKQKYTQVDAFYHQLCPECAARSHGKRNARTDLSGRRALLTGGRAKIGMYIALRLLRDGAHTTITTRFPNDAVRRFAAMEDSADWLHRLRVVGIDLRDPAQVVALADDVAAQGPLDILINNAAQTVRRSPGAYSALVDAESGPLPAGLLPELVTFGKTMQAHPTALTASLTPTLSAADIAELALVAGSATPERISRGVAIDAGGLVPDLAHTNSWVQTVAEVDPTELLEVQLCNSVAPFILVSRLRPAMAAAAARRKYIVNVSAMEGQFSRAYKGPGHPHTNMAKAALNMLTRTSAREMLEADGILMTAVDTGWITDERPHYTKMRLADEGFHAPLDLVDGAARVYDPIVQGEQGTDLYGCFLKDYQPSPW; this is translated from the coding sequence ATGGCCGAAAGCATGATTGATCCGGACGAGCTCGCGACCTGTCTGCGCGTACTGGACGAGGCCGGGCAACTGGAGAAGGACCATCCCGACTCGGTGGCGGTGCAGCGCGCGGTCGGCCACATGTTCAAGAAGCTCAAGCAGCGGCGGCGCACCGAGGCCAGGGCGGCGGTGTCGGCCGCCGATCGCGAGGTCGTCGCCGCGACCGCGACCGGCTCGCCGCAGCGGATCGACGACGAGACCGCGGGCATCCCGCTCGCCTCTAACGCGGCGGGCGCCAGCGCGGGCACGCTGATCCGGCCGCGGCCCTGCTACATCTGCAAGCAGAAGTACACCCAGGTCGACGCGTTCTATCACCAGCTGTGCCCGGAGTGCGCCGCGCGCAGCCACGGCAAACGGAACGCACGGACCGATCTGAGCGGGCGGCGCGCCCTGCTCACCGGCGGCCGGGCCAAGATCGGCATGTACATCGCGCTGCGGTTGCTGCGCGACGGCGCGCACACCACGATCACCACCCGGTTCCCGAACGACGCGGTCCGCCGCTTCGCCGCGATGGAGGACAGCGCGGACTGGCTGCACCGGTTGCGCGTGGTCGGCATCGACCTGCGCGATCCCGCCCAGGTCGTCGCGCTCGCCGACGACGTGGCGGCGCAGGGCCCGCTGGACATCCTGATCAACAACGCCGCCCAGACCGTGCGCCGCTCCCCCGGCGCCTACAGCGCGCTGGTCGACGCCGAATCCGGGCCGCTGCCCGCGGGCCTGCTGCCCGAGCTGGTCACCTTCGGCAAGACGATGCAGGCGCACCCCACCGCGCTCACCGCCTCGCTCACCCCGACGCTGTCCGCGGCCGATATCGCCGAACTCGCGCTGGTCGCGGGATCGGCCACCCCCGAACGCATTTCGCGTGGCGTCGCGATCGACGCGGGCGGACTGGTGCCCGACCTCGCGCACACCAACAGCTGGGTGCAGACCGTCGCCGAGGTCGATCCCACCGAGCTGCTCGAGGTGCAGCTGTGCAATTCGGTCGCGCCGTTCATCCTGGTGTCGCGGCTGCGGCCGGCCATGGCCGCGGCCGCCGCGCGGCGCAAGTACATCGTCAACGTGTCCGCGATGGAAGGCCAGTTCTCCCGGGCCTACAAGGGCCCCGGCCATCCGCACACCAATATGGCCAAGGCGGCGCTGAACATGTTGACCCGCACCAGCGCTCGCGAAATGCTCGAGGCCGACGGCATCCTGATGACCGCGGTCGACACCGGATGGATCACCGACGAGCGCCCGCACTACACGAAGATGCGCCTCGCAGACGAGGGCTTCCACGCTCCGCTGGACTTGGTCGACGGCGCCGCCCGGGTCTACGACCCGATCGTGCAGGGCGAGCAGGGCACCGACCTCTACGGCTGCTTCCTCAAGGATTATCAGCCCTCACCCTGGTGA